The genomic segment TTGATCGGCGACCCGGCCCAACATCTGCCGGACGAGGGCCTCGCGGCGAGGGTCCAGCGGTTGAGGTTCGATCCCGCCTGCGCAGGTGGATTCGCCAGGGAGGTTCTTTGCGGTCACCGCAATGAAAGTATGGCACTTTCGGGTGCCTACTTCCCATGGGAGAGTGAAGCACCTATCTTCTGCAATCATGAACCCAACACCCAAGCCACAGCCGCTCCCACGCTCCCTCGGCGACTCCGGCCCCGCCGTCTTTCCTTTGGGCCTCGGCTGCATGGGAATGTCCGATTTCTATGGGCCAGCGGATCGTGCCGAGAGTCTGGCGACGATCCGGACCGCTCTTGATTCCGGCATCGAGCTCCTCGACACCGGCGACTACTACGGGATGGGGCACAACGAGTTGCTGGTCTCCGAGGCGCTGCGCGCCGTGCCGCGGGAGCGCGTTCAGATCAGCGTCAAGTTCGGTGCACTGCGCGACCCGGCGGGCAACTGGCTCGGCTACGACGGCCGGCCGGCGGCGGTGCGGAACTTCGTCGCCTACTCGCTCCGCCGCCTGGGAACCGACCACATCGACATCTATCGCCTGGGTCGCGTCGACCCCGCTGTTCCGATCGAGGAGACGGTCGGGGCGATCGCGCGACTGATCGAAGAGGGGTACGTGCGCCACGTCGGCCTTTCCGAGGCTGGCGCCGAGACCGTGCGCCGAGCCTGCGCGACGCATCCGGTGGCGGATCTGCAGATCGAGTACTCGCTGGTCTCTCGCGGCATCGAAGCCGACATCCTCCCCACCTGCCGCGAGCTG from the Thermoanaerobaculia bacterium genome contains:
- a CDS encoding aldo/keto reductase, coding for MNPTPKPQPLPRSLGDSGPAVFPLGLGCMGMSDFYGPADRAESLATIRTALDSGIELLDTGDYYGMGHNELLVSEALRAVPRERVQISVKFGALRDPAGNWLGYDGRPAAVRNFVAYSLRRLGTDHIDIYRLGRVDPAVPIEETVGAIARLIEEGYVRHVGLSEAGAETVRRACATHPVADLQIEYSLVSRGIEADILPTCRELGVAITAYGVLSRGLLSGHWSGDRESRAGDFRNYLPRFSGENLQHNLGRVERLRALAAARGATPAQLAIAWVLARGSDIVPILGSRTRLQLEEALGALAIELGADEMQEIEAALPADTLAGERYPPALMKYLDSERQA